One genomic region from Jiangella sp. DSM 45060 encodes:
- a CDS encoding aldo/keto reductase, with product MALTLSRLGFGAAPIAGLYTAVDEDTAAATVDAAWDAGVRYFDTAPHYGLGVSERRLGAALAHRPRAGYVVSTKAGRLLVPDDRGGADDEGGFAVAATHRRVWDLSRDGIRRSLDDSLTRLGLGHVDILYLHDPEDRMDEALATAVPALAELRDEGAVTAVGAGSKDAAALARLVRDGGLDVVMVAGRYTLLEQPALTELFPACAAAGTAVVAAGIYNSGLLATPEPDPAGTYEYGAAPPAVLARARDLAAVCAEHDAVLPQAALQFPLRHPLVRSAVVGMRSPAEVRQNAAWLNAPGEPGLWADLEARGLIPVVGAGAVAAP from the coding sequence ATGGCGCTGACGCTGTCGCGCCTGGGCTTCGGCGCCGCCCCGATCGCCGGCCTCTACACCGCCGTCGACGAGGACACCGCGGCCGCCACCGTCGACGCCGCCTGGGACGCCGGGGTCCGCTACTTCGACACCGCGCCGCACTACGGGCTCGGCGTCTCCGAGCGGCGGCTGGGCGCCGCCCTGGCGCACCGGCCACGGGCCGGGTACGTCGTGTCCACCAAGGCCGGGCGGCTGCTCGTCCCCGACGACCGCGGCGGCGCCGACGACGAGGGCGGCTTCGCCGTCGCGGCCACCCACCGCCGGGTCTGGGACCTCAGCCGCGACGGCATCAGGCGCAGCCTCGACGACAGCCTGACCCGGCTCGGTCTGGGCCACGTCGACATCCTCTACCTGCACGACCCCGAGGACCGCATGGACGAAGCGCTGGCCACCGCGGTCCCGGCGCTCGCCGAGTTGCGCGACGAGGGCGCCGTCACCGCCGTCGGCGCCGGGTCGAAGGACGCGGCCGCGCTGGCCCGGCTGGTCCGCGACGGCGGGCTCGACGTCGTCATGGTGGCCGGCCGCTACACGCTGCTCGAGCAGCCCGCGCTGACCGAGCTGTTCCCCGCCTGTGCCGCCGCCGGGACCGCCGTCGTGGCCGCCGGGATCTACAACTCCGGCCTGCTCGCCACGCCGGAACCGGACCCCGCCGGCACGTACGAGTACGGCGCGGCGCCGCCGGCCGTGCTGGCCCGCGCCCGCGACCTCGCCGCCGTCTGCGCCGAGCACGACGCCGTGCTGCCGCAGGCCGCGCTGCAGTTCCCGCTGCGCCACCCGCTGGTCCGGTCCGCAGTCGTCGGCATGCGCAGCCCGGCCGAGGTGCGCCAGAACGCCGCCTGGCTGAACGCACCTGGAGAACCCGGGCTGTGGGCCGACCTGGAGGCGCGCGGACTCATCCCCGTCGTCGGGGCAGGCGCAGTGGCGGCGCCCTGA
- a CDS encoding SDR family NAD(P)-dependent oxidoreductase, protein MGELDGLTAVVTGGASGIGLAAARLLAASGAAVGVLDRSVDVAPSDLYAVRCDVTDSDGVTAAVDAVAERFGGLDIVVNNAGIGAAGTVEDNDDDEWHRVYDVNVVGMVRVTRAALPHLRKSRHAAIVNVCSIAATAGLPQRALYSATKGAVLSLTQAMAADHLPDGVRVNAVNPGTADTPWVARLLDAAPDPAAERAALEARQPTGRLVPPEDIAAAIAYLAGPSAGSVTGTTIAVDGGMQALRLRR, encoded by the coding sequence ATGGGTGAACTGGATGGCCTGACCGCGGTGGTCACCGGCGGCGCGTCGGGCATCGGGCTCGCGGCGGCCCGGCTGCTGGCCGCGTCCGGCGCGGCGGTCGGCGTACTCGACCGCTCCGTCGACGTCGCACCGTCCGACCTCTACGCCGTCCGGTGCGACGTCACCGACTCCGACGGCGTCACCGCGGCCGTCGACGCCGTCGCCGAGCGGTTCGGCGGCCTCGACATCGTCGTCAACAACGCCGGCATCGGCGCCGCGGGCACCGTCGAGGACAACGACGACGACGAGTGGCACCGCGTCTACGACGTCAACGTCGTCGGCATGGTCCGCGTCACCCGCGCCGCGCTGCCCCACCTGCGCAAGTCCCGCCACGCCGCCATCGTCAACGTCTGCTCCATCGCCGCCACCGCCGGGCTCCCCCAGCGCGCCCTCTACTCCGCCACCAAGGGCGCAGTGCTGTCGCTCACCCAGGCCATGGCCGCCGACCACCTACCCGACGGCGTCCGCGTCAACGCCGTCAACCCCGGCACCGCCGACACCCCGTGGGTGGCCCGCCTGCTCGACGCCGCCCCCGACCCCGCCGCCGAGCGGGCCGCGCTCGAGGCCCGCCAGCCCACCGGCCGGCTCGTCCCGCCCGAGGACATCGCCGCCGCCATCGCCTACCTCGCCGGGCCGTCCGCCGGCTCCGTCACCGGCACCACCATCGCCGTCGACGGCGGCATGCAGGCCCTGCGGCTGCGCAGGTAG
- a CDS encoding L-fuconate dehydratase, protein MSQITALDTVDLRFPTSRMLDGSDAMNPDPDYSAAYVVLRTDDDGPDGHGFVFTIGRGNDVQVAAIDALAPLLVGTDVEALLSDLGGAWRRLVHDSQLRWLGPEKGIMHMAVGAVVNALWDLAAKRAGVPLWRLLSDLSPEQLVGLVDFRYLTDVLDPAEALQLLQAAEAGKAERAATLLAEGYPAYTTTPGWLGYDDAKLARLTREALAAGFTQIKLKVGGDLDDDIRRLAIAREICGPDVRIAIDANQRWDVDEAVRWMKELAPFDPWWIEEPTSPDDILGHAAIAQRVAPIRVATGEHVANRVVFKQLLQAGGTQIVQIDATRVAGVNENLAILLLAAKYGVPVCPHAGGVGLCEAVQHLAMADYVAVSATLQDRVIEYVDHLHEHFADPVRVENGRYLAPTRPGAGTEILVPSIDAHRFPDGAVWR, encoded by the coding sequence ATGAGTCAGATCACCGCTCTCGACACCGTCGACCTGCGTTTCCCGACCTCGCGGATGCTGGACGGGTCGGACGCGATGAACCCCGACCCCGACTACTCCGCCGCGTACGTCGTGCTGCGCACCGACGACGACGGCCCGGACGGTCACGGGTTCGTGTTCACCATCGGCCGGGGCAACGACGTGCAGGTCGCGGCGATCGACGCGCTCGCCCCGCTGCTGGTCGGCACGGACGTCGAGGCGTTGCTGTCCGACCTCGGCGGCGCCTGGCGGCGGCTGGTGCACGACTCCCAGCTGCGCTGGCTGGGCCCGGAGAAGGGCATCATGCACATGGCCGTCGGCGCGGTGGTGAACGCGCTGTGGGACCTCGCGGCCAAGCGGGCCGGCGTGCCGCTGTGGCGGCTGCTGTCCGACCTCTCGCCGGAGCAGTTGGTCGGCCTCGTCGACTTCCGGTACCTCACCGACGTGCTCGACCCGGCCGAGGCGCTGCAGCTGTTGCAGGCCGCCGAGGCGGGGAAGGCCGAGCGCGCGGCGACGCTGCTGGCCGAGGGCTACCCGGCGTACACCACCACGCCCGGCTGGCTCGGTTACGACGACGCCAAGCTGGCCCGGCTCACCCGCGAGGCGCTGGCGGCCGGGTTCACGCAGATCAAGCTCAAGGTCGGCGGCGACCTCGACGACGACATCCGCCGCCTGGCCATCGCCCGGGAGATCTGCGGCCCCGACGTCCGCATCGCCATCGACGCCAACCAGCGCTGGGACGTCGACGAGGCGGTCCGCTGGATGAAGGAGCTGGCGCCGTTCGACCCGTGGTGGATCGAGGAGCCGACCAGCCCCGACGACATCCTCGGCCACGCCGCCATCGCGCAGCGCGTCGCCCCGATCCGGGTCGCCACCGGCGAGCACGTCGCCAACCGCGTCGTGTTCAAGCAACTGCTGCAGGCCGGCGGGACGCAGATCGTGCAGATCGACGCCACCCGCGTCGCCGGCGTGAACGAGAACCTGGCGATCCTGCTGCTCGCCGCGAAGTACGGCGTCCCGGTCTGCCCGCACGCCGGCGGCGTCGGGCTGTGCGAGGCGGTCCAGCACCTCGCGATGGCCGACTACGTCGCCGTCAGCGCCACCCTGCAGGACCGCGTCATCGAGTACGTCGACCACCTGCACGAGCACTTCGCCGACCCGGTCCGGGTCGAGAACGGCCGCTACCTGGCGCCGACACGGCCGGGCGCCGGCACCGAGATCCTGGTGCCGTCGATCGACGCGCACCGGTTCCCGGATGGCGCCGTATGGCGCTGA